One genomic window of Monodelphis domestica isolate mMonDom1 chromosome 1, mMonDom1.pri, whole genome shotgun sequence includes the following:
- the LOC100032792 gene encoding sperm flagellar protein 1-like isoform X2 encodes MTYVPPGPPSSLVRSPSNNSSRASARGGRAMNRPGRTAPGSLLSAPLPLTALHHLYAWVDSVPFSRPKRHLARDFSDGVMIAEIVKHFQPKLVEMHNYIPTSNTEQKLSNWSTLNRQVFPKLRFYVSEEDIRRVVISTPGAIESVLSTLRQKVEEKCQKKAAQESRDPIGFDSININRHLAELENSKSADCPTSRVPSGKKVSSQKGEDRVSDYSGRQDSGFGQCPHNEPNFQQLLEEKEQALTMLQETVQILQMKVHRLEHLVQLKDMRIEDLTRHLNTPK; translated from the exons ATGACTTATGTCCCTCCGGGGCCACCGTCGAGCCTCGTCCGGTCTCCCAGCAACAACAGTTCTAGGGCCAGTGCGCGGGGAGGCCGAGCCATGAACCGGCCTGGGCGCACTGCCCCGGGCTCGCTGCTGTCGGCGCCGCTGCCGCTCACGGCGCTCCACCACCTCTACGCCTGGGTGGACAGCGTGCCCTTCAGCCGCCCCAAGCGCCACCTGGCCCGGGACTTCAGCGACGGCG TGATGATTGCAGAAATTGTGAAACACTTTCAGCCCAAACTGGTAGAAATGCACAACTACATCCCGACCAGCAACACCGAGCAAAAGCTGAGCAACTGGAGCACCCTCAACAGGCAG GTGTTCCCTAAACTGCGCTTCTACGTCTCCGAGGAGGACATCCGGAGGGTCGTCATCAGCACCCCCGGAGCCATCGAGTCTGTGCTGTCTACCCTGAGGCagaaagtggaagaaaaatgCCAAAAGAAGGCGGCCCAGGAGAGCAGG GACCCCATCGGATTCGACAGCATCAACATCAACAGACACTTGGCGGAACTAGAAAACTCCAAATCTGCTG ACTGTCCGACCAGCAGGGTGCCGTCGGGCAAGAAGGTGTCCAGCCAGAAGGGGGAGGACAGAGTCAGCGACTACTCGGGAAG GCAGGACTCGGGCTTCGGCCAGTGCCCGCACAACGAGCCCAACTTCCAGCAGTTACTGGAGGAGAAGGAGCAGGCTCTGACCATGCTGCAGGAGACGGTGCAG ATTctacagatgaaagtgcacaggCTAGAACACCTCGTCCAGCTAAAGGACATGAGAATTGAAGATCTGACAAGACACCTCAACACCCCCAAATAG
- the LOC100032792 gene encoding sperm flagellar protein 1-like isoform X3, protein MLLREGPVQTETERTERARDRRAPGARDRQSVPPQEHFCAGRRGWGPPGRAERSVMIAEIVKHFQPKLVEMHNYIPTSNTEQKLSNWSTLNRQVFPKLRFYVSEEDIRRVVISTPGAIESVLSTLRQKVEEKCQKKAAQESRVNAKDPIGFDSININRHLAELENSKSADCPTSRVPSGKKVSSQKGEDRVSDYSGRQDSGFGQCPHNEPNFQQLLEEKEQALTMLQETVQILQMKVHRLEHLVQLKDMRIEDLTRHLNTPK, encoded by the exons ATGCTCCTCCGGGAGGGTCCGGTCCAAACGGAAACGGAGCGAACCGAACGAGCTCGGGACCGCAGGGCGCCTGGGGCCCGCGACCGCCAGTCAGTTCCGCCCCAAGAGCATTTCTGTGCTGGGCGCCGAGGGTGGGGACCTCCGGGCCGAGCTGAGCGCTCAG TGATGATTGCAGAAATTGTGAAACACTTTCAGCCCAAACTGGTAGAAATGCACAACTACATCCCGACCAGCAACACCGAGCAAAAGCTGAGCAACTGGAGCACCCTCAACAGGCAG GTGTTCCCTAAACTGCGCTTCTACGTCTCCGAGGAGGACATCCGGAGGGTCGTCATCAGCACCCCCGGAGCCATCGAGTCTGTGCTGTCTACCCTGAGGCagaaagtggaagaaaaatgCCAAAAGAAGGCGGCCCAGGAGAGCAGGGTAAACGCAAAG GACCCCATCGGATTCGACAGCATCAACATCAACAGACACTTGGCGGAACTAGAAAACTCCAAATCTGCTG ACTGTCCGACCAGCAGGGTGCCGTCGGGCAAGAAGGTGTCCAGCCAGAAGGGGGAGGACAGAGTCAGCGACTACTCGGGAAG GCAGGACTCGGGCTTCGGCCAGTGCCCGCACAACGAGCCCAACTTCCAGCAGTTACTGGAGGAGAAGGAGCAGGCTCTGACCATGCTGCAGGAGACGGTGCAG ATTctacagatgaaagtgcacaggCTAGAACACCTCGTCCAGCTAAAGGACATGAGAATTGAAGATCTGACAAGACACCTCAACACCCCCAAATAG
- the LOC100032792 gene encoding sperm flagellar protein 1-like isoform X1, whose product MTYVPPGPPSSLVRSPSNNSSRASARGGRAMNRPGRTAPGSLLSAPLPLTALHHLYAWVDSVPFSRPKRHLARDFSDGVMIAEIVKHFQPKLVEMHNYIPTSNTEQKLSNWSTLNRQVFPKLRFYVSEEDIRRVVISTPGAIESVLSTLRQKVEEKCQKKAAQESRVNAKDPIGFDSININRHLAELENSKSADCPTSRVPSGKKVSSQKGEDRVSDYSGRQDSGFGQCPHNEPNFQQLLEEKEQALTMLQETVQILQMKVHRLEHLVQLKDMRIEDLTRHLNTPK is encoded by the exons ATGACTTATGTCCCTCCGGGGCCACCGTCGAGCCTCGTCCGGTCTCCCAGCAACAACAGTTCTAGGGCCAGTGCGCGGGGAGGCCGAGCCATGAACCGGCCTGGGCGCACTGCCCCGGGCTCGCTGCTGTCGGCGCCGCTGCCGCTCACGGCGCTCCACCACCTCTACGCCTGGGTGGACAGCGTGCCCTTCAGCCGCCCCAAGCGCCACCTGGCCCGGGACTTCAGCGACGGCG TGATGATTGCAGAAATTGTGAAACACTTTCAGCCCAAACTGGTAGAAATGCACAACTACATCCCGACCAGCAACACCGAGCAAAAGCTGAGCAACTGGAGCACCCTCAACAGGCAG GTGTTCCCTAAACTGCGCTTCTACGTCTCCGAGGAGGACATCCGGAGGGTCGTCATCAGCACCCCCGGAGCCATCGAGTCTGTGCTGTCTACCCTGAGGCagaaagtggaagaaaaatgCCAAAAGAAGGCGGCCCAGGAGAGCAGGGTAAACGCAAAG GACCCCATCGGATTCGACAGCATCAACATCAACAGACACTTGGCGGAACTAGAAAACTCCAAATCTGCTG ACTGTCCGACCAGCAGGGTGCCGTCGGGCAAGAAGGTGTCCAGCCAGAAGGGGGAGGACAGAGTCAGCGACTACTCGGGAAG GCAGGACTCGGGCTTCGGCCAGTGCCCGCACAACGAGCCCAACTTCCAGCAGTTACTGGAGGAGAAGGAGCAGGCTCTGACCATGCTGCAGGAGACGGTGCAG ATTctacagatgaaagtgcacaggCTAGAACACCTCGTCCAGCTAAAGGACATGAGAATTGAAGATCTGACAAGACACCTCAACACCCCCAAATAG